In Thalassoglobus sp. JC818, one DNA window encodes the following:
- a CDS encoding LOG family protein — MAQDETSSQPNRQAAVSLANEGQVRDVLAESILGLWDVVNNLTRLKPSRRERFRVTLFGSARIAPGTFAYEETKRCAEQLAKLGCDIITGGGPGLMQAANEGAAIDPDRSQSIGIRVDLPFEQEVNSFVGQAFEHRTFFTRLQQFVIQSDAFVVAPGGIGTVLETLMVWQLLQVQHLVGTPLILVGEMWPGLVDWARSSMTTADPPLASEEDMSIPRCVKNADEAIEILKEYHSQWANEFGSESNSETDVSRSSSGTEM; from the coding sequence ATGGCTCAGGACGAAACGTCTTCTCAACCCAATCGACAGGCCGCTGTAAGCCTGGCGAACGAAGGGCAAGTTCGAGATGTACTTGCTGAATCGATTCTTGGATTATGGGATGTTGTCAACAACCTCACTCGGCTGAAGCCGTCACGGCGAGAACGGTTCCGCGTTACCCTTTTCGGATCGGCTCGAATTGCTCCCGGAACGTTTGCCTACGAGGAGACGAAACGCTGTGCTGAGCAGCTTGCGAAACTCGGGTGCGACATTATCACAGGCGGCGGGCCCGGGCTGATGCAGGCAGCCAATGAAGGAGCAGCGATTGATCCGGATCGAAGTCAATCGATCGGAATCCGCGTCGACTTGCCATTCGAGCAGGAAGTCAACTCGTTTGTCGGACAGGCATTTGAGCACCGCACGTTTTTCACTCGTCTGCAACAGTTCGTGATCCAGTCAGATGCTTTCGTCGTGGCTCCCGGCGGGATCGGCACTGTTCTCGAAACTCTCATGGTGTGGCAACTGCTTCAGGTTCAGCATCTCGTCGGCACACCTCTCATTCTGGTTGGGGAAATGTGGCCGGGACTCGTGGACTGGGCTCGGTCATCAATGACCACAGCTGATCCGCCGCTTGCGAGTGAAGAGGATATGAGTATCCCTCGCTGTGTGAAAAACGCAGATGAAGCGATTGAAATTCTCAAGGAATACCATTCTCAATGGGCAAACGAATTTGGCTCGGAATCAAATTCTGAGACAGATGTTAGTAGGTCTTCATCAGGAACCGAGATGTGA
- a CDS encoding DUF4145 domain-containing protein, which yields MTDRIAKRFAELEEMANRVAETKTKQNVVHPSRVQNMFEPTRYSQTTCDVVRFDLLTTWITSVQALLERVFGRESTTFERFKLESEQDYASQHDWFDVLFSIFLSAKDQYTGGHLFNIRSLVHADVFGDELEQADHFLDSGYKVPAAVIAGTVLESTLRELCSQHNQMEPVPKKLDAMNSELAKLGVYNKMRADQVRAWAKVRNSAAHGLPDDFEENDVKRMIEGIRDFIASVM from the coding sequence ATGACTGATCGAATTGCAAAACGTTTCGCAGAGCTTGAAGAGATGGCGAACAGAGTTGCAGAAACGAAGACTAAACAGAATGTAGTTCATCCTTCGAGGGTTCAAAACATGTTTGAACCTACTCGTTACTCACAGACAACTTGTGATGTCGTCAGATTCGACTTACTTACGACTTGGATTACGTCTGTACAAGCACTTCTTGAGAGGGTGTTTGGTAGGGAGTCAACAACTTTTGAACGATTCAAACTTGAATCCGAACAGGATTACGCAAGCCAACATGACTGGTTTGATGTGTTATTTTCTATCTTTCTATCCGCAAAGGATCAGTACACTGGTGGTCATCTCTTTAACATTCGAAGTCTCGTTCATGCGGACGTGTTCGGTGACGAACTAGAACAAGCTGACCATTTCCTGGATTCTGGATACAAGGTACCAGCAGCCGTAATTGCGGGCACGGTTTTGGAGTCAACTTTGCGCGAACTCTGCTCCCAGCACAATCAGATGGAACCGGTGCCGAAAAAGCTGGATGCGATGAATTCCGAACTTGCCAAACTGGGCGTCTATAACAAGATGCGAGCTGATCAGGTCCGAGCTTGGGCAAAAGTTCGCAATTCGGCGGCTCACGGACTTCCAGATGATTTCGAGGAGAATGACGTGAAGAGAATGATTGAAGGAATTCGTGACTTTATCGCAAGCGTAATGTGA
- a CDS encoding acetate kinase: MNVLLLNAGSSSLKASILDSDDETILANSHCDRVEGGARYEFHDDQGQTTLHKSDQFSFSAAVKQFLNDWQSSLAGRGVAENSISAVGHRFVHGGEFTTSTIITEEVQTRLDELSALAPLHNPASLETFIEAKELLPNVPHIAVFDTAFHATLPPEAYTYPVPDEWTNQWGVRRYGFHGLSHAYCAHRAAEMLKRPIENLRIVICHLGHGCSATAIRHGRSIDTTMGFTPLEGLMMATRSGTVDPGLLLHLQRQFQLSPATLEEILNRQSGLLGVSGVSSDMRKVLEASQSGHEKSQLAVKIFVQRVCKAVGQLYVALNGLDILVFTAGIGEHSAEIRSQIASGLDCLGVKIDETTNAACTPDSDISESSTIKTLVIQTREDLSLLREVAMTLAEA; the protein is encoded by the coding sequence ATGAATGTCTTGCTGTTGAATGCTGGCTCAAGCAGTTTAAAGGCGAGCATTCTCGACTCCGACGACGAAACAATTCTCGCAAACTCCCATTGTGATCGAGTAGAAGGTGGTGCTCGCTACGAGTTCCACGACGATCAAGGTCAAACGACGCTCCATAAAAGCGACCAGTTCAGCTTCTCCGCAGCTGTCAAGCAGTTTCTGAATGACTGGCAGAGCTCTCTCGCTGGTCGTGGCGTAGCGGAAAACTCAATCTCTGCGGTCGGACACAGGTTTGTCCACGGGGGAGAATTCACAACTTCAACAATCATCACTGAAGAAGTCCAAACCCGGCTTGATGAACTTTCTGCTCTCGCTCCACTTCACAATCCCGCCAGCCTCGAAACGTTTATCGAAGCGAAAGAACTGCTCCCGAACGTCCCACATATCGCAGTATTCGATACAGCTTTTCACGCGACACTCCCCCCCGAGGCTTACACTTATCCTGTTCCCGATGAGTGGACGAATCAGTGGGGCGTGCGTCGCTATGGGTTTCACGGATTGAGCCACGCTTATTGTGCTCACCGAGCCGCGGAGATGCTTAAACGCCCAATCGAAAACTTGCGAATTGTGATTTGTCATCTCGGCCACGGGTGCTCAGCCACCGCCATCCGGCACGGAAGATCGATCGACACCACCATGGGCTTCACGCCGCTGGAAGGTTTGATGATGGCCACACGCAGCGGAACCGTCGATCCCGGATTGCTGCTGCATCTTCAAAGGCAATTCCAATTGTCGCCAGCCACGCTCGAAGAAATCCTCAACCGTCAGTCGGGGTTGCTTGGAGTTTCCGGTGTCTCCAGCGACATGCGGAAAGTCCTCGAAGCTTCCCAATCAGGACACGAGAAGTCCCAACTGGCTGTGAAGATTTTCGTCCAGCGAGTCTGTAAAGCGGTCGGCCAACTTTACGTCGCGTTGAACGGGTTGGACATTCTCGTCTTCACAGCCGGAATTGGAGAACACTCCGCAGAAATTCGATCCCAAATCGCCAGCGGTCTCGACTGTCTCGGCGTGAAAATCGACGAGACCACAAACGCTGCATGTACTCCCGATTCCGATATCTCAGAATCCTCAACAATCAAGACGCTAGTCATCCAAACACGAGAAGACCTCTCCCTGCTCCGCGAAGTCGCAATGACTCTCGCTGAAGCTTGA
- the glgX gene encoding glycogen debranching protein GlgX, protein MNQDTKTGNASPLGAHVRDGGVNFSLYSRHATRVELLFFEHDDDSAPSRVVELHPVDNRTYHYWHVFVAGVHAGQMYGYRIHGPYEPEIGLRFDPTKLLLDPYGKCVAFPKNYSRHLAESHGENLESALKSVVVDPDLYDWEGDQPLRHSATQTIIYELHVKGFTSNPNSEVDESRRGTYLGLIEKIPYLQALGITAVELLPVFQFDPQDAPPGKSNYWGYAPISFFAPHHSYRSRQSPLAAVDEFRDMVKAFHQAGIEVVLDVVFNHTAEGNEHGPTLCFRGIDNPVYYMLDAGEHYANYTGCGNTLNANNSVVRRMIVDSLKYWVKEMHVDGFRFDLASILSRDSDGTLMPSPPVLWDIESDPDLAGTKLLAEAWDAAGLYQVGSFVGDYWCEWNGKFRDDVRDFFRGQPGAVRRISDRIVGSPQIYAYKGREVEQSVNFVTCHDGFTLNDLVSYNNKHNELNGENNQDGSNDNRSWNCGVEGPTDDPDIESLRNRQVKNFHVITLLALGMPMLTMGDEVRRTQHGNNNAYCQDNELSWFDWDDVHRHEDIYRFVSLLCRRRVQRMTQHKGNRVSLIQLLSDVHWAWHGVKVDQPDWGFDSHCIALQGHLLPDGLSFHLILNGFWEPRTFELPPLKGDRWNRWIDTALETPNDIVPWESAVPVMDDHYRLESRSVVLLTSEGIPA, encoded by the coding sequence GTGAACCAAGACACCAAGACTGGCAATGCTTCTCCGCTCGGTGCTCACGTCCGTGACGGCGGTGTGAATTTCAGTCTCTATTCACGTCATGCGACGCGGGTCGAGTTGTTGTTTTTCGAACACGATGATGATTCAGCTCCTTCTCGTGTCGTTGAACTGCACCCGGTCGACAATCGCACTTACCACTACTGGCATGTGTTCGTCGCCGGTGTTCATGCCGGTCAAATGTATGGCTATCGCATTCACGGACCATATGAACCGGAGATTGGACTTCGCTTTGACCCAACCAAGCTGCTTCTCGATCCGTACGGGAAGTGTGTCGCCTTTCCTAAGAACTATTCGCGGCACCTGGCCGAATCGCATGGAGAGAATTTGGAGTCGGCACTCAAGAGCGTAGTGGTCGATCCCGACTTGTACGATTGGGAAGGAGATCAACCGCTCCGACACTCAGCGACTCAGACAATCATCTACGAATTACATGTGAAGGGCTTCACGAGCAACCCAAACTCGGAAGTCGATGAATCTCGCCGCGGGACGTATCTCGGCCTCATCGAAAAGATCCCCTATCTGCAAGCTTTAGGAATCACAGCGGTCGAACTGTTGCCAGTCTTCCAGTTTGACCCGCAGGATGCTCCTCCCGGAAAGTCCAACTACTGGGGATATGCCCCCATTTCATTCTTTGCTCCGCATCACTCGTACAGGTCCCGCCAGTCGCCTCTCGCTGCGGTTGATGAATTCCGAGATATGGTGAAGGCGTTTCATCAAGCCGGTATCGAGGTCGTTCTTGATGTCGTCTTTAACCATACAGCGGAAGGGAATGAGCACGGGCCCACACTCTGCTTTCGCGGGATCGACAATCCCGTCTATTACATGCTCGATGCGGGGGAGCATTACGCAAATTACACCGGGTGCGGGAATACTTTAAACGCCAATAATTCTGTTGTCAGGCGAATGATCGTCGACAGCTTGAAGTATTGGGTGAAAGAAATGCACGTCGACGGATTTCGTTTCGATCTGGCATCGATTTTATCGAGAGACTCAGACGGAACCTTAATGCCCAGCCCGCCAGTGCTCTGGGACATCGAATCCGATCCAGATTTGGCGGGGACAAAGTTGCTCGCCGAAGCGTGGGATGCAGCAGGGCTGTATCAAGTCGGAAGCTTTGTTGGTGACTACTGGTGTGAATGGAACGGAAAGTTTCGCGATGACGTTCGCGATTTCTTTCGAGGACAACCGGGTGCTGTTCGCAGAATCTCTGATCGCATTGTTGGAAGCCCGCAGATTTACGCTTACAAGGGTAGGGAAGTCGAACAGAGTGTGAACTTTGTCACTTGCCACGACGGATTTACGCTGAACGATCTCGTTTCTTACAACAATAAACACAACGAGTTAAACGGAGAGAATAACCAAGACGGATCAAATGATAACCGCAGTTGGAATTGTGGAGTCGAAGGACCCACCGACGATCCGGATATCGAGTCGCTAAGAAACCGTCAGGTGAAGAACTTTCATGTGATCACGCTGTTAGCATTGGGGATGCCGATGCTGACGATGGGAGACGAAGTCCGTCGCACTCAACATGGCAACAATAACGCCTACTGCCAGGACAACGAGCTCAGCTGGTTCGACTGGGATGATGTCCATCGGCACGAGGACATTTATCGGTTCGTGAGTCTGTTGTGTCGTCGCCGAGTTCAGCGAATGACTCAACACAAAGGAAATCGCGTCAGCTTGATTCAATTGCTTTCAGATGTTCATTGGGCCTGGCACGGCGTAAAAGTCGATCAGCCCGATTGGGGTTTTGACTCCCACTGTATCGCACTTCAGGGACACCTTCTCCCGGACGGACTTTCATTTCATTTAATATTAAATGGATTCTGGGAGCCGAGGACGTTTGAGCTGCCTCCGCTGAAAGGGGATCGCTGGAACCGGTGGATCGACACAGCTCTCGAGACGCCCAACGACATCGTCCCGTGGGAGTCGGCCGTACCTGTCATGGACGATCACTATCGTCTCGAATCACGTTCGGTCGTCCTGCTCACTTCAGAGGGAATCCCAGCATGA
- a CDS encoding helix-turn-helix domain-containing protein, translating to MQSTINSPAKLTRAAAADYLGVTKSTLATWASLGKGPVFRKIGGKVIYLVSDLDSYMDARATNCSSALS from the coding sequence ATGCAAAGCACAATCAACTCTCCTGCGAAGCTCACTCGCGCAGCAGCAGCCGACTACCTGGGCGTCACGAAATCGACGCTCGCCACCTGGGCCAGTCTCGGCAAGGGGCCAGTCTTTCGCAAGATCGGAGGCAAGGTGATTTACCTCGTCAGTGATCTTGATTCTTACATGGACGCACGCGCTACGAATTGCTCGTCCGCGCTCTCTTAG
- a CDS encoding tyrosine-type recombinase/integrase: MGKRVHLTNATVSKLPLPDERAEFIHDSKLTGFAVSVSKTGRKVFYYYGRVNGQPKRLKIGTFPDINATDARACCRSIVGDIAKGKDVSGNRRAGRRTLGELFDLYLTVHAKPNKRTWESDVRDFNRFCKHWKNKPLIEIRRGLISDLIADIQGRKGASPAHKVRALLSKMFNIALKHEWCEYNPVTGTDRPKIASRDRYLRPEEMKAFFDAVDGLQRETTRDFIKLAVFTGARRSNLCTMCWEELDLNRGVWTIPREKFKGKRVHVVPLIPQALEILRRRQQEATAGVPWVFPGGGKTGHIIDPKEAMKRVKEQAGIENLRFHDLRRTLGAWQNNAGTPTRIIQNTLGHADIGTTAKAYTPTEIDPVRNSMQAAVEMMLNSGEGGAE, from the coding sequence ATGGGAAAGCGGGTTCACTTAACCAACGCAACGGTTTCTAAGCTTCCGTTGCCGGATGAACGGGCCGAATTCATCCACGATTCAAAGCTGACTGGTTTTGCTGTTTCAGTCTCGAAAACTGGTCGCAAGGTCTTCTACTACTACGGGCGGGTCAATGGTCAGCCGAAGCGGTTGAAGATTGGTACGTTCCCGGACATCAACGCAACCGACGCGAGGGCGTGTTGTCGGTCGATCGTCGGCGACATCGCCAAAGGCAAGGACGTTTCCGGAAACCGCCGAGCCGGGCGGCGGACGCTGGGCGAATTGTTCGACCTGTATTTGACGGTTCACGCGAAACCGAATAAGCGAACTTGGGAAAGCGACGTTCGTGACTTCAACCGATTCTGCAAACACTGGAAGAACAAACCACTTATTGAAATTCGGCGGGGGCTGATTTCTGATCTGATTGCGGACATCCAAGGCCGGAAAGGGGCTTCCCCAGCTCATAAGGTCCGGGCATTGTTGAGCAAGATGTTCAACATCGCACTCAAGCATGAATGGTGCGAATACAACCCCGTGACGGGAACCGATCGGCCAAAGATTGCGAGCCGAGACCGCTACTTGCGACCGGAAGAAATGAAAGCGTTCTTCGATGCGGTCGATGGGCTGCAACGGGAAACAACGCGAGACTTCATCAAGCTGGCAGTCTTCACAGGGGCCAGACGCTCCAATCTCTGCACAATGTGCTGGGAGGAACTCGACTTGAACCGTGGGGTTTGGACGATCCCGCGAGAGAAGTTCAAGGGAAAGCGAGTGCATGTTGTCCCGTTGATCCCGCAAGCACTTGAGATTCTTCGCAGAAGGCAACAGGAAGCGACTGCGGGCGTTCCGTGGGTGTTTCCAGGCGGCGGCAAGACTGGACACATCATCGATCCAAAAGAGGCAATGAAGCGAGTGAAAGAGCAGGCAGGAATCGAGAACCTACGGTTTCACGATCTACGGCGAACGCTGGGTGCTTGGCAGAACAACGCTGGCACTCCGACACGAATCATTCAAAACACGCTGGGCCACGCCGACATCGGCACGACAGCGAAAGCCTACACACCAACGGAAATCGATCCAGTCCGAAACTCGATGCAAGCGGCGGTTGAAATGATGCTCAACAGTGGGGAAGGGGGTGCGGAATGA